The proteins below come from a single Gemmatimonadaceae bacterium genomic window:
- a CDS encoding aminotransferase class I/II-fold pyridoxal phosphate-dependent enzyme: MHKETIAVHAGHSPDPATGAIAEALHLSTTFLREPDGSFSSGYIYSREKSPNRSALETALAAVDGAADAAAFSSGQAAVAAVLQALDPGDHVIIPNATYYGTKKLLKEIFGRWGLEYSIVDTTDLANVRDALRARTRLVWIETPSNPTLSVTDIAGCAEIAHKAGAHLAVDNTWGTSVGQPTIPLGADLIMYSTTKYHGGHSDVLSGALVTAKRDALWERIRTVQSTAGAVPSPFDCWLVHRGIASLPCRVRQHTANAERVAAFLATHHKVEVTHYPGLPTHPGHRVAVKQMQLFGGMVSFQPIGSADDALALTGRLRLFTRATSLGGVESLVEHRKSIEGPESPTPDNLLRLSIGLEHADDLVEDLRQALG, from the coding sequence ATGCACAAGGAAACCATCGCCGTCCACGCCGGCCACTCTCCTGATCCGGCCACCGGGGCCATCGCCGAAGCGTTGCACCTGTCGACGACCTTCCTGCGCGAGCCGGATGGATCGTTCAGCTCGGGCTACATCTACTCGCGCGAGAAGAGCCCCAATCGCTCGGCGCTCGAGACAGCACTCGCCGCGGTCGATGGTGCCGCCGATGCCGCGGCCTTCTCGTCCGGACAGGCGGCGGTTGCCGCGGTGCTGCAGGCGCTCGACCCCGGGGACCACGTCATCATCCCCAACGCCACCTACTACGGGACCAAGAAGCTCCTCAAGGAGATCTTCGGGCGCTGGGGGCTCGAGTACTCCATCGTCGACACGACCGACCTGGCCAACGTGCGCGACGCGCTGCGCGCCAGGACCAGGCTGGTCTGGATCGAGACGCCGTCCAACCCGACGCTCTCGGTGACGGACATTGCCGGCTGCGCCGAGATTGCCCACAAGGCGGGGGCGCACCTGGCGGTGGACAACACGTGGGGAACATCGGTCGGCCAGCCGACCATCCCGTTAGGCGCCGACCTCATCATGTACTCCACCACCAAGTATCACGGCGGACACTCCGACGTGCTGAGCGGGGCGCTGGTGACGGCGAAGCGCGACGCACTGTGGGAGCGCATCCGCACCGTGCAGTCCACGGCGGGGGCGGTGCCGTCTCCCTTCGATTGCTGGCTCGTGCACCGCGGCATTGCCTCGCTCCCGTGCCGCGTGCGCCAGCATACCGCGAACGCCGAGCGCGTGGCCGCCTTCCTCGCCACGCACCACAAGGTCGAAGTCACGCACTACCCCGGCCTCCCCACGCACCCAGGCCACCGCGTGGCGGTGAAGCAGATGCAGCTGTTCGGCGGGATGGTCTCCTTCCAGCCGATCGGGAGCGCCGATGACGCCCTCGCGCTCACCGGTCGCCTGCGGCTCTTCACCCGCGCCACGTCGTTAGGGGGAGTGGAGTCGCTGGTCGAGCACCGCAAGTCGATCGAGGGCCCCGAGTCGCCAACGCCGGACAACCTGTTGCGCCTGTCGATCGGCCTGGAACATGCCGACGACCTCGTCGAGGACCTTCGCCAGGCGCTGGGGTAG
- a CDS encoding M20/M25/M40 family metallo-hydrolase, producing the protein MTRLISRAPLARRLSVVAAVAAAALAACSRTASVTSGGATPFRSTTVDSAYVLSLLSTLAHDSMAGRMTGSPGSARAARFIGEQMQRIGLSSAGDSGFFQRVPMYQVQRTMGGQTRTVPALASSFAALDTIPAARRLTGVNVVGIMRGSDPALAGEAILVDAHYDHLGTGPAVEGDSVFNGADDDASGTVAVLEIARVLAAGPRPRRTIVFAATTGEEVGLLGTRWYIQHPPHPLDQTVANLEIEMIGRPDSLAGGRGKGWLTGYERSTMGEALAAAGIPLVPDKRPEQNFFMRSDNIAFARLGIPAHTLSSYNLHTDYHKRSDDASHADAGHMAQVIDAAARAVRLLADGPRPTWKPGGQPGPAQPRRP; encoded by the coding sequence ATGACCCGACTCATCTCGCGCGCCCCGTTGGCGCGACGACTCTCCGTGGTGGCCGCGGTTGCCGCGGCTGCGCTCGCCGCATGCTCGCGAACCGCCTCGGTCACGAGCGGCGGTGCAACGCCGTTCCGGTCGACGACCGTCGACTCGGCGTATGTGCTCTCGCTGCTCTCGACGCTCGCCCACGACTCCATGGCGGGGCGCATGACCGGATCGCCGGGGAGTGCGCGCGCGGCGCGCTTCATCGGCGAGCAGATGCAACGCATCGGGCTCTCCTCGGCGGGCGACTCGGGCTTCTTCCAGCGCGTCCCGATGTACCAGGTGCAACGCACCATGGGGGGCCAGACGCGCACCGTGCCGGCGCTCGCATCGTCGTTCGCGGCGCTCGACACCATTCCGGCGGCGCGGCGGCTGACGGGGGTGAACGTGGTGGGGATCATGCGGGGGAGCGACCCCGCGCTGGCCGGCGAGGCGATCCTGGTCGATGCGCACTACGATCACCTCGGGACCGGGCCCGCGGTCGAGGGCGACTCGGTCTTCAACGGCGCCGACGACGATGCGTCGGGGACGGTGGCGGTGCTCGAGATCGCACGCGTCCTCGCCGCCGGGCCGCGCCCCAGGCGCACGATCGTCTTCGCCGCGACCACTGGTGAGGAGGTCGGCTTGTTAGGCACGCGCTGGTACATCCAGCATCCGCCGCACCCCCTGGACCAGACGGTGGCCAACCTGGAGATCGAGATGATCGGTCGCCCCGATTCGCTTGCTGGCGGGCGAGGGAAGGGGTGGCTCACCGGCTACGAGCGCTCGACGATGGGCGAAGCGCTCGCTGCGGCCGGGATCCCGCTCGTACCCGACAAGCGCCCCGAGCAGAACTTCTTCATGCGGAGCGACAACATCGCCTTTGCGCGCCTGGGGATCCCGGCGCACACGCTGTCGTCGTACAACCTGCACACCGACTATCACAAGCGGAGCGACGATGCGTCGCACGCCGATGCGGGACACATGGCGCAGGTCATCGATGCCGCGGCGCGCGCGGTGCGACTCCTGGCCGATGGCCCCAGACCGACGTGGAAGCCCGGCGGTCAACCGGGGCCCGCGCAGCCGCGTCGTCCGTAG
- a CDS encoding CPBP family intramembrane metalloprotease: MRPTLKRVRSPHVHSSIAAASPLAAPNATLPAKRRGYWHDSRAPRYSLTFALPLLILYELMAAGLSEASNGVRNGADVLLKSAFQAVLGERGQPVFGALLVGTMLVFIIRDLRRAPGGLKGSTFVAMLAESVVLAGVFGTVVGMLTAQLVGALAGAGASTGTGLAMGGLDGVGWPTALMVSLGAGLYEELLFRVILVSVLLWVAKKIFGWGPVASGTFATLTGALIFSAFHYVGPFGDRLELASFTFRAIAGVAFSALYVVRGFGITAWTHALYDVMLLATRG, encoded by the coding sequence GTGCGCCCCACGCTGAAACGCGTCCGCTCCCCGCACGTACATTCCAGCATTGCCGCCGCCTCGCCCCTCGCCGCCCCCAACGCCACGCTCCCCGCAAAACGGCGCGGATACTGGCACGACTCGCGTGCGCCGCGCTACTCGCTCACCTTCGCCCTCCCGCTTCTTATCCTATATGAACTCATGGCGGCGGGGCTCTCGGAGGCGTCGAACGGCGTTCGCAACGGCGCGGATGTCCTCCTAAAGTCGGCCTTCCAGGCGGTGCTCGGCGAGCGCGGGCAGCCGGTCTTTGGGGCGCTCCTGGTGGGGACAATGCTCGTCTTCATCATCCGCGACCTTCGCCGTGCGCCCGGTGGACTCAAGGGCTCGACCTTCGTGGCGATGCTCGCCGAGTCGGTGGTGCTGGCGGGGGTGTTCGGTACGGTGGTCGGGATGCTCACCGCGCAGCTCGTTGGGGCACTTGCCGGCGCGGGGGCGAGTACCGGAACCGGGCTGGCGATGGGGGGGCTCGACGGCGTCGGCTGGCCGACGGCGCTGATGGTCTCGTTAGGGGCGGGGCTCTACGAGGAACTCCTCTTCCGCGTGATCCTCGTCTCCGTCCTCCTCTGGGTGGCGAAGAAGATCTTCGGCTGGGGGCCGGTGGCTTCCGGGACCTTCGCGACTTTGACGGGGGCGCTGATCTTCTCGGCGTTTCACTACGTCGGGCCGTTTGGCGACCGGCTGGAGCTGGCCTCGTTTACCTTCCGGGCCATCGCCGGTGTGGCGTTCAGCGCGCTGTACGTCGTGCGCGGCTTCGGAATCACCGCGTGGACGCACGCGCTGTATGATGTGATGTTGCTGGCGACGCGGGGGTAG